The following coding sequences are from one candidate division WOR-3 bacterium window:
- a CDS encoding pilin: MLKIGCKGGGCVDCCFGSNYECGSIGLFQIYTCCQKINNRPPTDRCGIKNISQGGATISYLEKDCQMGKACPPSGTGQCQNCDGTYTGICYKNGDGPLFNACCSGFTCPKEVNGVTPCISAELLTQKLIKRLASIIYPVTLIIGMWLVVINGYRMMTSQGDPNKLQNAKEGLTSAIIGILFIMLAVSILRVIIMSMITGDVDPFG, translated from the coding sequence ATGCTTAAAATAGGATGCAAGGGGGGTGGGTGTGTAGATTGTTGCTTCGGCTCAAACTACGAATGCGGAAGTATTGGGCTTTTCCAAATCTACACCTGTTGTCAAAAAATAAACAACCGTCCTCCAACTGATAGATGCGGAATCAAAAACATATCCCAAGGCGGCGCTACTATTTCTTATTTGGAAAAAGATTGCCAAATGGGCAAAGCGTGCCCTCCAAGTGGAACTGGGCAATGCCAAAATTGTGATGGAACATACACTGGAATTTGTTATAAAAACGGGGACGGGCCTTTGTTTAACGCCTGCTGCTCCGGATTTACTTGTCCTAAAGAGGTAAACGGTGTAACTCCATGTATATCCGCTGAATTATTGACCCAAAAGCTTATAAAAAGACTGGCAAGCATCATCTATCCGGTTACTTTAATAATAGGTATGTGGCTTGTAGTAATAAACGGATATAGAATGATGACAAGCCAAGGGGACCCAAACAAACTACAAAACGCCAAAGAGGGCTTGACATCCGCGATAATTGGTATATTATTTATAATGTTAGCTGTTTCTATACTTAGGGTTATCATAATGTCTATGATAACTGGGGACGTGGATCCCTTTGGGTAA